ACGGCCCACACGACCGAGTCGGCCAGCGCGTCGAGCCCTTCGCGCACCGCGTACGTGCCGACGTTGAACCTGCCGATCCGCTTGGTGAGGATCGCCTGCATCAGCTTCTGGAAGATCGTCCTCTCCAGCCTGGCCCGCGCCACCAGCCACTTGAACACCGCCTGGGCGGCGACCCTGGCCGCCGGATAGAGGTAGCCGAACAGCAGCGTGAACGCCATGGCGGCGAGCTGGGTGCCGATGACCTTCAGCTCTTCGCGGTGCTCGTCGACGACGTCCGCGTACTCCTCGCAGCCGTCGGCCAGTTCGGTCAGCGTCATGCGCATGTTGGCGTAGCGGGGGCCCAGCTCGACCTCCCACAGGCGGGCGAAGCGCTCCACGTTGCGGCTGTCGTTCGCCTTGAGCGCCGTCTCGATCGCCTCCCGCGTGCCGCGGGCGATCGCGTCCACGTCGTCCGCGAGCGCGCGCAGCTCGCGGGCGCGCCCGCGCAGGTTGGACACGTCGGCCTCGGGGACGTGCACGCCCGCGAACCAGGCGAGCGCCTGGAAGGGATCGAGCATCAGGCACCTTCCTGGTGCGGCGGCGGCCCGGGGATCGGCGGCTCGGACAGGTCGGGGATCACCGGCAGGGACGAGATGATCTTCTGTTCGAGGACGTCC
This Nonomuraea muscovyensis DNA region includes the following protein-coding sequences:
- a CDS encoding WXG100-like domain-containing protein: MLDPFQALAWFAGVHVPEADVSNLRGRARELRALADDVDAIARGTREAIETALKANDSRNVERFARLWEVELGPRYANMRMTLTELADGCEEYADVVDEHREELKVIGTQLAAMAFTLLFGYLYPAARVAAQAVFKWLVARARLERTIFQKLMQAILTKRIGRFNVGTYAVREGLDALADSVVWAVGKTAVHAASSAATGQDMGNLWTYAGKHFLAEMAYNGGIKGLRDVRKVVPATKFTETMLGTGPMGTFFRRTTSAATLYALVASGGMSDEGTLRSALAHAPRAFLLRR